Within Hydrogenophaga sp. PAMC20947, the genomic segment TACGGCCAGCCTGCAAGTGGGTCTGAAAAACGCCCTGCGCCAGGCGCCCGATGTGATCATGATCGGCGAGATTCGCGATCGCGACACCATGTCCGCCGCCATTGCCTATTCACAGTCGGGGCACCTGTGCCTGGCCACGCTTCATGCCAACAACAGTTACCAGGCCCTCAACCGCATTTTGAGTTTCTACCCGGTCGAGGTTCGCCCGACCATGCTGGGCGATCTGGCAGCCGCGCTGCGCTCGGTGGTTTCCCAGCGGCTGCTCCGCACCCACACGGGTGCCCGCGTCCCCGCCATGGAAGTGATGCTCAACACCGCCCTGGTTTCCGACCTGATTCAAAAGGCAGACTTTTCCGGCGTGCGCGAGGCGATGGAGAAATCCCTAGCTGTTGGCTCACAAAGTTTTGAGCAGGATTTGGCCCGACTGGTTCGTGATGGCCTGGTTTCGCGCAACGAAGCCATGGCCCATGCCGACTCGCCCAACAACCTGCTCTGGCGCCTGCAAAACGATTTCCAGGCCTCCAAGAGCAACGCCGATGCCGAACCCTCGGAAGAGGACCAAAGCGACCAAGCCACGTTCACCGAGTTCTCCCTCGACGTCAAATTCTGATGAATGCCACGCTGCGCCTCACCGAAGAACTCATCGCCCGACCTTCCGTTACACCCCTGGACGAAGGTTGCCAGGAACTGATCGGTGCGCGCCTGGCCGCCATTGGTTTCGCCTGTGAGGTGATGGAAAGTGGTCCACCCGAGGCCCGGGTTCGCAACCTTTGGGCCCGGCGGGGCAATGGGCAGCAACCGACGCTCGTTTTTGCGGGTCATACCGATGTGGTACCTACCGGCCCCGTCGACGCCTGGGGCAGTCCACCCTTCGTACCCAGCCACCGTGACGGGAAGTTGTACGGCCGGGGTGCCAGCGACATGAAAGCGTCGTTGGCTGCCATGGTCGTGGCTTGCGAGGAGTTCGTCGCAGCCCAACCGCAGCCGGCCATCGACATCGCGTTCCTGATCACCAGCGACGAAGAAGGCCCGGCCACCGACGGTACCGTGATTGTCTGCCGCGAACTGACCCGGCGTCAGGAACGGATCGACTGGTGCATCGTCGGTGAACCCACCTCGGTGGACCGCACCGGTGACATGATCAAAAATGGCCGACGCGGCTCCATGAGCGGCAAACTCACGGTCAAAGGCGTACAAGGGCACATCGCCTACCCCCACCTGGCCAAAAATCCCATCCACATGGCATCGCCCGCTTTGGCTGCGCTGGCTGCCGAGGTCTGGGATCAAGGCAACACCTTCTTCCCGCCCACCAGTTGGCAGATCAGCAACATCCACGGCGGCACCGGGGCCAGCAATGTGATTCCCGGCACCGTGGTGATCGACTTCAACTTCCGCTTCTGCACCGAATCCACGCCCGAGTCGCTGCAACAGCGTGTGGCAGCCATCCTGAAAACGCAGGGGCTGTTGCCCGACGCCGACTACCACCTGGAATGGAACACCAGTGGCCTGCCCTTTCTCACCCCACCCGGTACCTTGGTCGACGCCGTGCGCGCAGCGATCCACAGCGAATCGGGGATCGATACGCAGCTGTCCACCACCGGCGGCACCAGCGACGGCCGGTTCATCGCCCAGATCTGCCCCCAGGTGATCGAGCTCGGCCCCCCGAATGCCACCATCCACAAGATCGACGAGTACGTCGCTGTGGCCGACATCGAACCGCTTAAAAACATTTACCGCCGCGCACTGGAAAACCTGGCCACCCAGGCTGGTGCCCACGGCTGACCACATGACCTTGCAAGACATTCTGACCCAGGCCACCCAACGCCTGGAGGCTGCGCCATTGGCCTACGGCCACGGCACCACCAACGCCCACGACGAAGCAGCCTGGCTGGTTCTTTGGCGGCTCGGCCTGCCGCTGGACAGCGACCTGGAGGCGCTTGCTTCGCAGGCGGTGTCCAGTGAACAGGCCCAGGCGGTTGAAGCCCTGATCACCCAGCGCATCGAGACCCGAAAGCCGGCCGCTTACCTCACCCGCGAGGCCTGGCTGCAAGGTGTTCCGTTTTATGTAGACGAGCGGTCCATCGTGCCGCGCAGCTTCATCGCCGAACTGATCGCCGATGGCAGCTTTGACAGCTGGCTGAGCGAAAGGACCCGCCATGTGCTCGATCTGTGCACTGGCAATGGCAGCCTGGCGGTGCTTGCCGCGATGGCATGGCCCGACGTTCAGGTCCTGGGGGCAGATCTGTCGGTGGATGCCTTGGCCGTGGCCCGCATCAATGTCGATGAGCACGGTTTCCAGGACCGCATCACCCTGATCGAGTCGGACAGCTTGGCCCACTGTCCGGGCCCGTATGATCTGATCCTTTGCAACCCGCCTTACGTGAATACGCTCAGCATGAGCGCCTTGCCCGCCGAATACCTGGCCGAGCCCGAGCTGGCACTGGCCGGTGGAGACGATGGCATGGATTTCGTGCGACGCTTGTTGCGCGATGCGCCCAGCCGTCTGTCCCCCGAGGGCGTGCTGGTTCTTGAAATCGGCAACGAACGCGACTTCTTCGAAGCCGCATTTCCCCATCTGGAAGCCCTTTGGCTGTCCACCAGCGCTGGCGAAGACCAAGTCTTGCTGCTCACCGCTGACGCCCTTTCGGCGCAAAACATCCGCTCTGCGCCTGCACCATGATCACCATCAAGAATATTGTTTTACGCCGCGGCACCAAAGTGCTGCTCGACAACGCATCCGTCACCATCAACCCGGGCGAAAAGGTTGGCCTTGTGGGCCGCAACGGCGCGGGCAAATCCAGCCTCTTTCGCCTGCTGGACCGCTCACTCCACGAAGACAAGGGCGATTTCCACGTTCCAGCGCAGTGGCGCATGGCCCAGGTGGCCCAGGACATGCCGGAAACGGATATTTCTGCCACCCAATATGTGATCGAGGGCGACACGACATTGCTGGCGGCGCAAGTTGAGGTCGAAGCGGCGGAAGCCAGTGATGACGGTGAGCGCATGGGCAATGCCTACATGGCCTTGCACGATGCCGGCGCTCATGACGCCCCCGCCCGAGCGCAGGCCCTGATCCTGGGCCTGGGTTTCCGCATGGACGAGCTCGAACGCCCAGTGGACAGTTTCTCGGGCGGATGGCGCATGCGCCTGCAGCTGGCCCGCGCGCTCATGTGCCCCAGTGAATTGCTGCTGCTTGATGAGCCCACCAACCACCTGGATCTGGACGCGCTGGTCTGGCTCGAAGCCTGGCTGCAACGGTACCAAGGCACCATGCTCGTGATCAGCCACGACCGGGAGTTTCTCGATGCGATCATCGACGTCACGGTGCACATCGAGCGTGCCCAGTTGACCCGCTATGGCGGCAACTACAGCAAGTTCGAAGACATGCGCGCCGAACAGATGTCGTTGCAGGCTTCCGCCTTTTCGCGCCAGCAGGAAAAAATGGCCCACCTGCAAAAATTCATTGACCGCTTCAAGGCCAAGGCCAGCAAGGCCAAGCAGGCGCAGAGCCGCGTTAAAGCGCTCGAACGCATGGAAAAAATCGGCCCGGTGCTGGCCGAGGCAGACTTCAACTTCGAATTCGCAGAGCCACAAAACCTGCCCAATCCGATGCTTGCCATGCAGGATGTGAATTTCGGCTACCCGCCCAGCGAAGCGGGCGGTGAGCCCACCACCATCGTGCGCGGCGTCAGCCGCTCAGTGCAGGCAGGGCAGCGCATCGGCATTCTGGGCGCCAACGGACAAGGCAAGTCCACGGTGGTGAAAACGATTGCTCGAGCCCTGCATGCGCTGACAGGCCAGGTCACCGAGGGCAAGGGCCTGAATATCGGCTATTTTGCCCAGCAAGAGCTGGACGTGCTGCGTCCAGCGGACACCCCCCTGGAGCACATGATCCGGCTGGTCAAGGAATGCACGGCTGAGAGCCGCCTGCAAGGCCAGTCCACCCGTGAGCAGGATCTGCGCAGTTTCCTCGGCAGCTTCAACTTCACCGGCGACCAGGTCAAACAGACGGTGGGCAGCATGAGTGGGGGTGAGAAAGCACGCCTGGTGTTGTGCATGATTGTGTGGCAGCGCCCCAACCTGCTGCTGCTGGACGAGCCCACCAACCACCTGGACCTGGCCACCCGGGAGGCCTTGTCGATGGCGCTCAACGAGTTTGAAGGCACCGTCATGCTGGTCAGCCACGATCGCGCCTTGCTCCGCGCGGTTTGTGATGAGTTCTGGCTGGTTTCGCGCGGCGGTATTGAGCCCTTTGATGGTGATCTGGACGACTACCAGCGCTACTTGCTGGAGGTCGCCAAACAGTCGCGTGAGGCCCAGAAACAGGAGCTGCGAGACCTGTCCAAGGCACCCGCGCCGGCACCGGTGGTCAAAGCGCCCGCAGAAGCACCTGCCGCCAACCGCACACCCGAGCAGCGCAAGCAAGACGCCCAACGGCGCCAGGAATTGACAGAGGAGTTGCGGCCCTTGAAAAAGGAGCTGGAGCGCAACGAAAAAGAGACAGCCACACAGACGCAGCAACGCCAGTCTCTGGAAGCCCGCCTTGCTTCGCCAATTGCACCCAGCGAAATGGCTGAGGCCGGACGCGAGCTCAAGCAGGTCAACGAGTCCATCGAAGCGCTGGAATTGCGCTGGCTCGAACTCACTGAGAAAATTGAGCTGGCGAATCAGGCTTGAAAAGCATCGAGGGCGACTTCACCCAAGCGCCGTTGTGCCTGAAGCGCCACGGCATCGGCTACACGCCCGTAATTTGGGTCTATCCATTGGGTAGGCCGGCCCCTTGAAAGGACCCTCGACATGATGTCACTTATTGCAACCATTTTTATCGGGTTCATCGCTGGCCTGATCGCCCGCGCCGTCAAACCAGGCGACGACGGCATGGGCTTGATCATGACCACCGTGCTGGGCATCGCAGGTGCTTTCCTGGCCGGTTACGGCGGCGCGGCCTTGGGCCTGTATGGTCCCGGCCAACCGGTGGGCTTCATCGCGTCGGTAATCGGCGCCATCGTCCTGCTGTTTGTCGTGGGGCTGGTGAAAAAACGCTGAGCCACCCCTGCCTTATCACCCCTCTGCAGGCGGTACCAGCGCGCGCACCAGCGCACAAGCGACCGGAGCCATTTGGGGAAGCGATGCCGCTTCGTCACGCTCGATGCTGCGCATGATCCATTCATTGATGCCTCCGATAGCCGCCAGGGCCAGATCGGGTGAGATCGAGGGCCCCGCAGAAGTCTGCCTGCGAGGGCCGTTCACGGTATCGCACATGAACTGGGTCAGCGCATCGAGAGCGCCTCGCCGAACCACCGCACCCGATGGCCCCAGCAGGTGGATGTCCACAAACAAGACTTTGAGCAGAAGATGCCCTGACGCCAGGTGGGAGAAATAGGCTTCAAAAGCCACCTCCAGCTGATCCAGCCAAGGCCGGTCGGGCTGCACCGCCTCCTTGAGCGTGCGCAAGGCAGCCCCGTGGGCAGCTGCGTACAACGCCAGAAAG encodes:
- a CDS encoding PilT/PilU family type 4a pilus ATPase, whose protein sequence is MSNGTMERILRLMAEKKASDVYLTAHAPAMIKINGQTLPINSQVLPPEAPLNLLMEIVPSTRIEELQDTGELNMAVPLEGVGNFRVSGLRQRGSYAVVIRFVPADIPALDSLNVSPVLADLVMEKRGLILMVGATGAGKSTTLASMIDLRNECASGHILTIEDPIEYIYRNKKSVINQREIGPDTASLQVGLKNALRQAPDVIMIGEIRDRDTMSAAIAYSQSGHLCLATLHANNSYQALNRILSFYPVEVRPTMLGDLAAALRSVVSQRLLRTHTGARVPAMEVMLNTALVSDLIQKADFSGVREAMEKSLAVGSQSFEQDLARLVRDGLVSRNEAMAHADSPNNLLWRLQNDFQASKSNADAEPSEEDQSDQATFTEFSLDVKF
- the dapE gene encoding succinyl-diaminopimelate desuccinylase, whose amino-acid sequence is MNATLRLTEELIARPSVTPLDEGCQELIGARLAAIGFACEVMESGPPEARVRNLWARRGNGQQPTLVFAGHTDVVPTGPVDAWGSPPFVPSHRDGKLYGRGASDMKASLAAMVVACEEFVAAQPQPAIDIAFLITSDEEGPATDGTVIVCRELTRRQERIDWCIVGEPTSVDRTGDMIKNGRRGSMSGKLTVKGVQGHIAYPHLAKNPIHMASPALAALAAEVWDQGNTFFPPTSWQISNIHGGTGASNVIPGTVVIDFNFRFCTESTPESLQQRVAAILKTQGLLPDADYHLEWNTSGLPFLTPPGTLVDAVRAAIHSESGIDTQLSTTGGTSDGRFIAQICPQVIELGPPNATIHKIDEYVAVADIEPLKNIYRRALENLATQAGAHG
- the prmB gene encoding 50S ribosomal protein L3 N(5)-glutamine methyltransferase, giving the protein MTLQDILTQATQRLEAAPLAYGHGTTNAHDEAAWLVLWRLGLPLDSDLEALASQAVSSEQAQAVEALITQRIETRKPAAYLTREAWLQGVPFYVDERSIVPRSFIAELIADGSFDSWLSERTRHVLDLCTGNGSLAVLAAMAWPDVQVLGADLSVDALAVARINVDEHGFQDRITLIESDSLAHCPGPYDLILCNPPYVNTLSMSALPAEYLAEPELALAGGDDGMDFVRRLLRDAPSRLSPEGVLVLEIGNERDFFEAAFPHLEALWLSTSAGEDQVLLLTADALSAQNIRSAPAP
- a CDS encoding ATP-binding cassette domain-containing protein, with translation MITIKNIVLRRGTKVLLDNASVTINPGEKVGLVGRNGAGKSSLFRLLDRSLHEDKGDFHVPAQWRMAQVAQDMPETDISATQYVIEGDTTLLAAQVEVEAAEASDDGERMGNAYMALHDAGAHDAPARAQALILGLGFRMDELERPVDSFSGGWRMRLQLARALMCPSELLLLDEPTNHLDLDALVWLEAWLQRYQGTMLVISHDREFLDAIIDVTVHIERAQLTRYGGNYSKFEDMRAEQMSLQASAFSRQQEKMAHLQKFIDRFKAKASKAKQAQSRVKALERMEKIGPVLAEADFNFEFAEPQNLPNPMLAMQDVNFGYPPSEAGGEPTTIVRGVSRSVQAGQRIGILGANGQGKSTVVKTIARALHALTGQVTEGKGLNIGYFAQQELDVLRPADTPLEHMIRLVKECTAESRLQGQSTREQDLRSFLGSFNFTGDQVKQTVGSMSGGEKARLVLCMIVWQRPNLLLLDEPTNHLDLATREALSMALNEFEGTVMLVSHDRALLRAVCDEFWLVSRGGIEPFDGDLDDYQRYLLEVAKQSREAQKQELRDLSKAPAPAPVVKAPAEAPAANRTPEQRKQDAQRRQELTEELRPLKKELERNEKETATQTQQRQSLEARLASPIAPSEMAEAGRELKQVNESIEALELRWLELTEKIELANQA
- a CDS encoding GlsB/YeaQ/YmgE family stress response membrane protein, which gives rise to MMSLIATIFIGFIAGLIARAVKPGDDGMGLIMTTVLGIAGAFLAGYGGAALGLYGPGQPVGFIASVIGAIVLLFVVGLVKKR
- a CDS encoding TetR/AcrR family transcriptional regulator is translated as MSAQDLSPAWLAGDTEQRTRLLQGMGRALAARGLANTTIADVVREAGMSKRSFYEHFPNKEACFLALYAAAHGAALRTLKEAVQPDRPWLDQLEVAFEAYFSHLASGHLLLKVLFVDIHLLGPSGAVVRRGALDALTQFMCDTVNGPRRQTSAGPSISPDLALAAIGGINEWIMRSIERDEAASLPQMAPVACALVRALVPPAEG